The Paracoccus sediminicola genome has a segment encoding these proteins:
- the tpiA gene encoding triose-phosphate isomerase — translation MAPKKLAAGNWKMNGLTASLAELDALAARDNGCDVLICPPATLITPAVAHAGEIAIGGQDCHAKDSGAHTGDISAAMLKDAGASHVILGHSERRADHGETDAQVSAKAVAAHQAGLVTVICVGETEAQRDAGETLDVIASQLAGSVPDCATAANTVIAYEPVWAIGTGRTPTNDQIAEAHALMRDTLSARFGDGADVGLLYGGSVKPGNAAEIFDIAHVNGALVGGASLKASDFGAIIDALAKA, via the coding sequence ATGGCCCCGAAGAAACTCGCCGCCGGAAACTGGAAGATGAACGGGCTGACTGCCTCGCTGGCCGAGCTGGATGCGCTCGCCGCGCGTGATAATGGCTGCGACGTGCTGATCTGCCCGCCCGCCACGCTGATCACCCCCGCCGTCGCCCATGCCGGAGAGATCGCCATTGGCGGGCAGGATTGCCACGCGAAGGATAGCGGCGCGCATACCGGCGATATTTCCGCCGCGATGCTCAAGGATGCAGGTGCCAGCCATGTGATCCTCGGCCATTCCGAGCGCCGCGCCGATCATGGCGAGACCGATGCGCAGGTCTCGGCCAAGGCCGTCGCCGCGCATCAGGCCGGGCTGGTCACGGTGATCTGCGTCGGCGAGACCGAGGCGCAGCGCGATGCGGGCGAGACGCTGGATGTGATCGCCAGTCAGCTTGCCGGATCGGTGCCCGATTGCGCCACCGCCGCCAATACGGTGATCGCCTATGAACCCGTCTGGGCCATCGGCACGGGCCGGACCCCGACCAATGACCAGATCGCCGAGGCGCATGCGCTGATGCGCGATACGCTCTCGGCGCGGTTCGGTGACGGGGCGGATGTTGGCCTGCTCTATGGCGGCTCGGTCAAGCCGGGCAACGCGGCCGAGATCTTCGACATCGCCCATGTGAACGGCGCGCTTGTTGGCGGGGCGAGCCTGAAGGCCAGCGATTTCGGGGCGATCATCGATGCTCTGGCGAAAGCGTAA
- a CDS encoding HesB/IscA family protein, whose product MFSIPGQAPVTITPAAERQISRLMAGKDAYGLRIGLKKGGCAGMEYTMDMVAEADKTDEIIEQNGARVLIAPTAQMFLFGTEIHYETGLLESGFKFRNPNVTDACGCGESVSFKLDHETGETIPEA is encoded by the coding sequence ATGTTTTCGATCCCCGGACAGGCCCCGGTCACCATCACCCCGGCGGCGGAGCGCCAGATTTCCCGGCTTATGGCCGGCAAGGATGCGTATGGCCTGCGGATCGGGCTGAAGAAGGGCGGCTGCGCGGGGATGGAATACACGATGGACATGGTGGCCGAGGCCGATAAGACCGATGAGATCATCGAACAGAACGGTGCCCGCGTGCTGATCGCGCCGACGGCGCAGATGTTCCTGTTCGGCACCGAGATCCATTATGAAACCGGCCTGCTGGAATCCGGCTTCAAGTTCCGCAATCCGAACGTCACGGATGCCTGCGGCTGCGGCGAGTCGGTGTCCTTCAAGCTGGATCACGAGACCGGCGAAACCATTCCCGAGGCTTGA
- the purL gene encoding phosphoribosylformylglycinamidine synthase subunit PurL → MTEPEITDDLIAAHGLKPDEYQRILEIMGREPSFTELGIFSAMWNEHCSYKSSKKWLRTLPTTGPQVICGPGENAGVVDIGDGQAVVFKMESHNHPSYIEPHQGAATGVGGILRDVFTMGARPIAAMDSLSFGRPEHPKTAHLVKGVVEGIGSYGNCFGVPNIGGEVRFHRAYDGNCLVNAFAAGLADADGIFYSAASGIGMPVVYLGAKTGRDGVGGATMASAEFDDTIEEKRPTVQVGDPFTEKCLMEACLELMASGSVISIQDMGAAGLTCSAVEMGDKGGLGIRLNLDHVPQRETNMTAYEMMLSESQERMLMVLKPEKEAEARAIFEKWDLDFAVVGETIAEDRFLILHGNEVMADLPLSKLSSSAPEYDRPWVETPAAKPLPALPEITPLKALRALIGSPNYAHKGWVWEQYDTQVGADTVRRPGMGAGVVRVHGTDKALAFTSDVTPRYVRANPFEGGKQAVAEAYRNLCAVGAKPLATTDNLNFGNPEKPEIMGQFVGAIKGIGEAVAALDMPIVSGNVSLYNETDGQGILPTPTIGAVGLLASLDDLIAGVAQEGDVAILIGATEGHLGQSALAAEAFGIEAGDAPPVDLAAERKHGAFLRDNRGHIRAATDLSDGGLALAAFEMAEAAGIGVRLHSGDIARLYGEDQARYLVACDAAGAKALLSAAEAAGIPAEEVGQFGGMAVQMGEDAGDLAELSQLYRQAFSDAIHGETALG, encoded by the coding sequence ATGACCGAACCGGAGATCACCGACGACCTGATCGCGGCGCATGGGCTGAAGCCCGATGAATATCAGCGCATTCTGGAGATCATGGGGCGCGAGCCGAGCTTTACCGAGCTGGGCATCTTCTCGGCCATGTGGAACGAGCATTGTTCCTATAAATCGTCGAAGAAATGGCTGCGCACCCTGCCCACGACCGGCCCGCAGGTGATCTGCGGCCCCGGTGAGAATGCGGGCGTGGTCGATATCGGCGACGGTCAGGCGGTGGTTTTCAAGATGGAGAGCCACAACCACCCGTCCTATATCGAGCCGCATCAGGGTGCCGCGACCGGCGTGGGCGGCATTCTGCGCGACGTGTTCACAATGGGGGCGCGGCCCATCGCGGCGATGGATTCGCTGAGCTTCGGGCGGCCCGAGCATCCCAAGACCGCGCATCTGGTCAAGGGTGTGGTCGAGGGGATCGGGTCTTACGGCAATTGCTTCGGCGTGCCGAATATCGGCGGCGAGGTGCGTTTCCACCGCGCCTATGACGGCAACTGCCTCGTGAACGCCTTTGCGGCGGGGCTGGCCGATGCGGATGGGATTTTCTACTCCGCCGCCTCGGGGATCGGGATGCCGGTGGTGTATCTGGGCGCCAAGACGGGCCGCGACGGGGTTGGCGGCGCGACGATGGCCTCGGCCGAGTTCGATGACACGATCGAGGAAAAGCGCCCCACCGTGCAGGTTGGCGATCCGTTCACCGAGAAATGCCTGATGGAAGCCTGTCTGGAGTTGATGGCTTCGGGCAGCGTGATCTCGATTCAGGATATGGGGGCCGCGGGCCTGACCTGTTCCGCAGTCGAGATGGGTGACAAGGGCGGGCTGGGCATCCGGCTCAACCTCGACCATGTGCCGCAGCGCGAGACCAATATGACAGCCTATGAGATGATGCTGTCGGAATCGCAGGAACGCATGCTGATGGTGCTCAAGCCCGAAAAAGAGGCCGAGGCACGGGCGATCTTTGAAAAATGGGATCTGGATTTCGCCGTTGTGGGCGAGACGATTGCCGAGGATCGATTCCTGATCCTGCATGGCAATGAGGTGATGGCGGATCTGCCGCTGTCGAAGCTGTCGTCGAGCGCGCCGGAATATGACCGCCCCTGGGTCGAGACCCCGGCGGCAAAGCCCCTGCCCGCCTTGCCCGAGATCACGCCGCTCAAGGCGCTGCGGGCGCTGATCGGCAGCCCGAACTATGCGCATAAGGGCTGGGTCTGGGAACAATATGACACCCAGGTCGGTGCCGACACGGTGCGCCGCCCCGGCATGGGCGCGGGGGTGGTGCGGGTGCACGGCACGGACAAGGCGCTCGCCTTCACCAGCGACGTGACGCCGCGCTATGTCAGGGCCAACCCGTTCGAAGGTGGCAAACAGGCCGTGGCCGAAGCCTATCGCAACCTTTGCGCGGTGGGCGCGAAGCCGCTGGCGACGACCGACAACCTGAATTTCGGCAATCCCGAAAAGCCAGAGATCATGGGCCAGTTCGTCGGCGCGATCAAAGGCATCGGAGAGGCTGTCGCGGCGCTCGATATGCCCATCGTGTCGGGCAATGTCTCGCTTTACAATGAAACCGACGGTCAGGGCATCCTGCCGACGCCGACCATCGGTGCGGTCGGGCTTCTGGCCTCGCTTGACGATCTCATCGCCGGTGTGGCGCAGGAGGGCGATGTGGCGATTCTGATCGGCGCGACCGAAGGCCATCTGGGCCAGTCGGCGCTTGCCGCCGAGGCTTTCGGGATCGAGGCGGGCGATGCACCGCCGGTCGATCTGGCGGCTGAACGGAAACATGGCGCGTTCCTGCGCGACAATCGCGGCCATATTCGCGCGGCCACCGATCTGTCGGATGGCGGGCTGGCGCTCGCAGCCTTTGAGATGGCCGAGGCGGCGGGGATCGGGGTGCGGCTGCATTCCGGGGATATCGCGCGGCTTTATGGCGAGGATCAGGCCCGTTATCTGGTCGCCTGCGACGCGGCAGGCGCGAAGGCCCTGCTGAGCGCGGCAGAGGCGGCCGGGATTCCGGCGGAAGAGGTCGGCCAGTTCGGCGGCATGGCCGTACAGATGGGCGAGGATGCGGGCGATCTGGCCGAGCTGTCGCAGCTGTATCGTCAGGCGTTTTCGGATGCGATTCACGGCGAGACCGCGCTGGGGTGA
- a CDS encoding holin family protein: protein MGMIDRLIGIGPAAQHISEAATGVAEVFRENATRRMELDEAAYRAAMSQLGAEFATPRRGWFDGFVNGLNRLPRPLMTFGTLGLFVYAMAEPVGFAQRMSGLQTVPEPLWWLLGAIVSFYFGAREAHYFRNRNLSPATRNPLIHRLNFADATAVAATVPDPERFPQNAALRAWAAEKQGSAG, encoded by the coding sequence ATGGGGATGATCGACCGGCTGATCGGCATCGGGCCGGCCGCGCAGCATATCTCGGAGGCCGCCACCGGCGTGGCAGAGGTGTTCCGCGAAAACGCCACGCGCAGGATGGAGCTTGACGAGGCCGCCTATCGCGCCGCGATGAGTCAGCTGGGCGCTGAATTCGCGACGCCGCGCAGGGGCTGGTTCGACGGCTTCGTGAATGGGCTGAACCGTCTGCCGCGCCCGTTGATGACCTTCGGAACGCTGGGTCTGTTCGTTTACGCGATGGCCGAGCCGGTGGGGTTTGCACAGCGGATGAGCGGGCTTCAGACCGTGCCGGAACCGCTCTGGTGGCTGCTTGGCGCCATCGTCTCGTTCTATTTCGGCGCCAGGGAAGCGCATTACTTCCGCAACCGGAATCTCTCGCCGGCGACGCGAAACCCGCTGATTCATCGGCTAAATTTCGCCGACGCGACGGCTGTTGCGGCGACGGTGCCGGACCCGGAGCGCTTCCCGCAAAACGCCGCTTTGCGGGCCTGGGCTGCGGAAAAACAGGGGTCCGCAGGGTAA
- a CDS encoding holin-associated N-acetylmuramidase, protein MKSVDEIAADIVAREGGYVNDPDDPGGATKYGVTIGTMRRLGLDLTGDGSVDTADVRALRRDQAAAIFKRHYFERPGIARLPAPLQASVFDMYVNAGANAVKILQRMVSRMGYPARDDGVIGPKTLAAVTAAAEAAPDHIADGYGIERRNYYYALADRRRASRKYARTKSGDKGGWIRRAEEFIAPRYHLSDSAHRERTASWG, encoded by the coding sequence ATGAAATCCGTTGATGAGATCGCCGCAGATATCGTTGCGCGCGAGGGGGGCTATGTGAACGATCCCGACGATCCGGGCGGGGCGACGAAATACGGCGTCACCATCGGGACGATGCGCCGGCTCGGGCTGGATCTGACCGGCGACGGCAGCGTCGACACGGCAGATGTCCGGGCACTGCGCCGGGATCAGGCGGCGGCGATCTTCAAGCGGCATTATTTCGAGCGCCCCGGTATCGCGCGCCTGCCCGCGCCGCTTCAGGCCTCGGTCTTCGACATGTATGTGAATGCGGGGGCAAACGCGGTGAAGATCCTGCAACGCATGGTCTCTCGCATGGGATATCCGGCGCGCGATGATGGGGTGATCGGGCCAAAGACGCTTGCCGCGGTAACCGCCGCTGCGGAAGCCGCGCCGGATCATATCGCGGATGGCTATGGGATCGAGCGGCGCAACTATTATTATGCGCTCGCCGATCGCCGCCGGGCCAGCCGCAAATACGCCCGCACGAAAAGCGGTGACAAGGGCGGATGGATCCGCCGCGCCGAGGAATTCATCGCGCCACGCTATCATCTTTCGGACAGCGCGCATCGGGAAAGGACCGCGTCATGGGGATGA
- the ccmE gene encoding cytochrome c maturation protein CcmE: MKSLKKQRRIQVLIAASVALLLAAVLIGYGFRDGINLYRAPTQVVEEPPSEAETFRLGGLVETGTLSRGQGETIRFSVTDGAYSIPVRFTGVLPDLFEEGQGMIGTGQMQGDIFVASEILAKHDENYMPKEVADSLKETGVYRAPDS, translated from the coding sequence ATGAAGTCATTGAAAAAACAGCGTCGTATTCAGGTTCTGATCGCCGCATCGGTGGCGCTGCTCTTGGCGGCGGTGCTGATCGGATACGGGTTCCGGGATGGGATCAACCTGTATCGCGCACCGACCCAGGTGGTCGAGGAACCGCCTTCCGAGGCCGAGACATTCCGCCTTGGCGGTCTGGTCGAGACGGGCACGCTCAGCCGGGGTCAGGGCGAAACGATCCGGTTCAGCGTCACTGACGGGGCCTATTCCATCCCGGTCCGATTCACCGGCGTGCTGCCCGATCTGTTCGAAGAAGGTCAGGGCATGATCGGCACCGGGCAAATGCAGGGTGACATCTTCGTCGCCAGCGAGATCCTCGCCAAGCATGACGAGAATTACATGCCCAAGGAGGTCGCGGATTCGCTGAAGGAAACCGGCGTCTATCGCGCACCGGACAGCTAA
- the murI gene encoding glutamate racemase, giving the protein MAVGVFDSGLGGLTVFKAIQDRLPDLPLVYFGDNAHAPYGVRTADDIFDLTCAATERLWQEGCDLVILACNTASAAALRRMQEKFVPENKRVLGVFVPLIEALTERQWGDNSPPREVAVKHVALFATPATVASRAFQRELAFRAIGVDVEAQPCGGVVDAIEDGDEILAEALVASHVEALKRRMPRPEAAILGCTHYPFMQEAFQRALGPDVQVFSQAHLVADSLADYLDRHSALRGTGTETKFLTTGDPQRVSSKAVQFLRRGIAFEAA; this is encoded by the coding sequence ATGGCGGTTGGGGTGTTCGATTCCGGGCTTGGCGGGCTGACCGTTTTCAAGGCGATTCAGGACCGGCTGCCCGATCTGCCTCTGGTTTATTTCGGCGATAATGCCCACGCGCCCTATGGTGTGCGCACGGCGGACGACATCTTCGATCTGACCTGCGCCGCGACCGAGCGTCTGTGGCAGGAGGGTTGCGATCTCGTGATTCTCGCCTGCAATACCGCTTCGGCCGCGGCGCTGCGCCGGATGCAGGAAAAATTCGTCCCGGAAAACAAGCGGGTGCTCGGCGTTTTTGTCCCGCTGATCGAAGCGCTGACAGAACGGCAATGGGGCGACAACTCTCCCCCGCGAGAGGTCGCCGTCAAGCATGTGGCGTTGTTCGCCACCCCGGCCACCGTCGCCAGCCGCGCCTTTCAGCGTGAGCTGGCCTTCCGCGCGATCGGCGTCGATGTCGAGGCGCAGCCCTGCGGCGGCGTGGTCGATGCCATCGAGGACGGCGACGAGATCCTGGCCGAGGCGCTCGTCGCCTCTCATGTCGAGGCGCTGAAGCGGCGCATGCCCCGGCCCGAGGCTGCGATCCTTGGCTGCACCCATTATCCATTCATGCAAGAGGCGTTCCAGCGCGCGCTCGGCCCCGATGTGCAGGTCTTCAGCCAGGCGCATCTGGTGGCGGACAGCCTTGCCGATTATCTCGACCGCCACAGCGCGCTGCGCGGCACGGGGACGGAGACGAAATTTCTGACCACCGGCGACCCGCAGCGCGTCTCGTCCAAGGCGGTGCAGTTCCTGCGCCGTGGCATCGCCTTTGAAGCTGCCTGA
- a CDS encoding indolepyruvate ferredoxin oxidoreductase family protein, which yields MGVPQDQSFSLADRFDLSKSQVLLNGTQALVRLMLMQHARDTAAGLNTAGLVTGYRGSPLGGVDLQMMKAEKQLSAENVLFQPGLNEDLAATAVWGSQQAELRGEGKYDGVFALWYGKGPGVDRTGDVMRHGNMAGSSAHGGVVMAMGDDHTGESSTVLHQSDWAMVDAYIPVLSPAGVQEILDYGLYGFALSRFAGVWTGLKTMKDTVEATSVVNGDPFRLDFATPKFEMPEGGLNIRLGDTPVLQEARMIDFKRFAAEAFSRANKIDRRIWGKPGAKIGFVAAGKNWLDLVHALSLLGIDEAEADRLGLTTYKIGQTFPMDMKTFQEWSEPLDLVIVVEEKRKLIEVQVKEAIFDNRHGRRVIGWHHDRTGEEIFPTRYALDPVMIAEKLGGILIEEGRGTEGIRAGLDKLTAARRADNAPEIAVRTPWYCSGCPHNTSTRVPDGSRAYAGIGCHYMVQWMDRETTGFTQMGGEGANWVGEAPFSNRDHVFQNLGDGTYNHSGILAIRHAVATKTNITYKILYNDAVAMTGGQPNEGDLTAPQIARELVAMGVDPVVVVHDSKEEFDGSQFSGLRIEERSEMMRVQRELTEKGGTSAIIYVQTCAAEKRRRRKKGLFPDPDRRIWINPDICEGCGDCGVQSNCVSVVPLDTELGRKRQIEQSSCNKDYSCVNGFCPSFVSVRGGKLKKPAATSLDLPDLPAPTLPEIDGTHNLVITGVGGTGVVTIGAVLAQAAHIDGKGAGMMEMAGLAQKGGAVHIHLRLANDPGDISAIRVAVGEADCIIGGDLVVTAGAKTIGLMTKDRTGAVVNDHEIITGEFTRNRDFQIPADRLKMSLQARLGDSVAFFDANELARKALGDSIYSNMLVLGGAWQRGLIPLSEKAILTAIELNGAKVEENKRAFRIGRWAVTDPAAVAAFTAPAKPAEREDPIAFRANWLMDYQDEAYARHFRDLVALAPDHLREDVAAGLFKLMAYKDEYEVARLHLKTADGVAREFDGETKLSFHLAPPMLPGRDSEGRPKKREFGAWIMPGFRLLAKMKGLRGTAFDPFGYFPERKAERAMLAQHEADLRELLPLTTPETEDIMRELARLPLSVKGYGLIKDAAAEKAAARREELLQAFRDGGTPLAQAAE from the coding sequence ATGGGGGTTCCACAGGATCAGTCATTCTCGCTGGCGGATCGCTTCGATCTGTCGAAATCGCAGGTGCTTCTAAACGGCACGCAGGCGCTCGTGCGGCTCATGCTGATGCAGCACGCGCGCGACACCGCCGCCGGGCTGAACACGGCGGGGCTGGTGACCGGCTATCGCGGCAGCCCCCTGGGCGGGGTCGATTTGCAGATGATGAAAGCCGAAAAGCAGCTATCCGCCGAAAACGTGCTGTTCCAGCCCGGGCTGAACGAGGATCTTGCCGCCACCGCCGTCTGGGGCAGCCAGCAGGCCGAGCTGCGCGGCGAAGGCAAATATGACGGCGTTTTCGCGCTGTGGTACGGCAAGGGGCCCGGGGTGGACCGAACCGGCGACGTGATGCGCCACGGCAATATGGCCGGGTCGTCAGCGCATGGCGGCGTCGTCATGGCGATGGGCGACGACCATACCGGCGAAAGCTCGACCGTGCTGCACCAGTCGGATTGGGCGATGGTGGACGCCTATATCCCGGTGCTGTCGCCCGCCGGGGTGCAGGAAATTCTGGATTACGGGCTGTATGGCTTTGCCCTGTCGCGATTTGCAGGCGTCTGGACCGGCCTCAAGACCATGAAAGACACGGTCGAGGCGACCTCGGTGGTCAATGGCGATCCGTTCCGGCTGGATTTCGCGACCCCGAAATTCGAGATGCCCGAGGGCGGGCTGAACATCCGTCTCGGCGACACGCCGGTGCTGCAAGAGGCCCGGATGATCGACTTCAAGCGCTTCGCCGCCGAGGCGTTTTCGCGGGCCAACAAGATCGACCGCAGGATCTGGGGCAAGCCCGGTGCCAAGATCGGCTTTGTCGCGGCAGGCAAGAACTGGCTGGATCTGGTCCACGCCCTGTCCCTGCTGGGCATCGACGAGGCCGAGGCCGACCGGCTGGGGCTGACCACCTATAAGATCGGGCAGACTTTCCCAATGGACATGAAGACCTTCCAGGAATGGTCCGAACCGCTGGATCTGGTCATCGTGGTCGAGGAAAAGCGCAAGCTGATCGAGGTGCAGGTCAAGGAAGCCATTTTCGACAACCGCCACGGCCGCCGCGTGATCGGCTGGCATCACGACCGCACCGGGGAAGAGATCTTCCCGACGCGCTATGCGCTCGACCCGGTGATGATCGCCGAAAAGCTGGGCGGCATCCTGATCGAGGAAGGCCGCGGCACCGAGGGCATCCGCGCCGGTCTGGACAAGCTGACCGCCGCGCGCCGGGCCGATAACGCGCCCGAGATTGCCGTCAGAACCCCTTGGTATTGCTCGGGTTGTCCGCATAATACCTCGACCCGCGTCCCCGATGGCAGCCGTGCCTATGCCGGGATCGGCTGTCACTATATGGTGCAGTGGATGGACCGCGAGACGACCGGCTTCACGCAGATGGGCGGCGAAGGCGCCAACTGGGTCGGCGAGGCTCCGTTCAGCAACAGAGACCATGTTTTTCAGAACCTTGGCGACGGAACCTATAATCATTCCGGCATTCTCGCCATTCGCCACGCGGTCGCGACCAAGACCAATATCACCTATAAGATCCTGTATAACGACGCCGTCGCCATGACCGGCGGCCAGCCCAATGAGGGCGACCTGACCGCGCCGCAAATCGCGCGGGAACTGGTCGCCATGGGGGTCGATCCGGTGGTGGTCGTCCACGATTCGAAAGAGGAATTCGACGGCAGCCAGTTCTCCGGCCTGCGGATCGAGGAACGCTCCGAGATGATGCGGGTGCAGCGCGAGCTGACCGAGAAGGGCGGCACCTCGGCCATCATCTATGTCCAGACCTGCGCCGCCGAAAAGCGCCGCCGCCGCAAGAAGGGGCTGTTCCCCGATCCCGACCGGCGCATCTGGATCAACCCGGATATATGCGAGGGCTGCGGCGATTGCGGGGTGCAGTCGAACTGCGTCTCGGTCGTGCCCCTGGATACGGAACTGGGCCGCAAGCGGCAGATCGAACAATCGTCGTGCAACAAGGATTACTCATGCGTGAACGGGTTCTGCCCCAGCTTCGTCTCGGTCCGGGGTGGCAAGCTGAAGAAACCGGCGGCGACCTCGCTGGATCTGCCGGACCTTCCCGCCCCGACCCTGCCCGAGATCGACGGGACCCATAACCTTGTGATCACAGGCGTCGGCGGGACCGGCGTCGTGACCATCGGCGCGGTGCTGGCACAGGCCGCCCATATCGACGGCAAGGGCGCGGGCATGATGGAAATGGCCGGGCTCGCCCAGAAAGGCGGCGCGGTGCATATCCATCTGCGGCTGGCCAACGATCCCGGCGATATCAGCGCGATCCGGGTCGCGGTGGGCGAGGCCGACTGCATCATCGGCGGCGATCTGGTGGTGACGGCGGGGGCCAAGACCATCGGGCTGATGACCAAGGACCGGACCGGCGCGGTGGTCAATGATCACGAGATCATTACCGGCGAATTCACCAGGAACCGCGACTTCCAGATCCCCGCCGACCGTCTGAAGATGTCGCTTCAGGCCCGGCTTGGCGACAGCGTGGCGTTTTTCGACGCGAACGAGCTGGCGCGCAAGGCGCTTGGCGATTCGATCTATTCGAACATGCTGGTGCTGGGCGGGGCGTGGCAGCGCGGGCTGATCCCGCTGAGCGAGAAGGCGATCCTGACCGCGATCGAGTTGAACGGTGCGAAGGTCGAGGAAAACAAGCGCGCCTTCCGCATCGGCCGTTGGGCGGTGACCGACCCGGCGGCGGTGGCCGCCTTTACCGCGCCCGCCAAGCCCGCCGAGCGCGAGGACCCCATCGCCTTCCGCGCCAATTGGCTGATGGATTATCAGGACGAGGCCTATGCCCGGCATTTCCGCGATCTGGTCGCGCTCGCCCCGGATCATCTGCGCGAGGATGTCGCCGCGGGGCTGTTCAAGCTGATGGCCTATAAGGACGAATACGAGGTCGCCCGGCTGCATCTGAAAACCGCCGACGGCGTGGCGCGGGAATTCGACGGCGAGACGAAGCTGTCCTTCCATCTCGCCCCGCCGATGCTGCCCGGCCGCGACAGCGAGGGGCGGCCGAAAAAGCGGGAATTCGGCGCATGGATCATGCCCGGATTCCGCCTGCTGGCGAAGATGAAGGGGCTGCGCGGCACCGCCTTCGATCCGTTCGGCTATTTCCCCGAGCGCAAGGCCGAGCGCGCCATGCTGGCACAGCACGAAGCCGATCTGCGCGAGCTGCTGCCGCTGACCACGCCCGAAACCGAAGACATCATGCGCGAATTGGCACGCCTCCCGCTTTCGGTGAAGGGTTACGGTCTGATCAAGGACGCTGCTGCCGAAAAGGCCGCTGCCCGCCGCGAAGAGCTGTTGCAGGCCTTTCGCGACGGCGGCACGCCTCTGGCACAGGCGGCGGAGTGA
- a CDS encoding LysR family transcriptional regulator, with translation MDWDKLRIFHAVADAGSLTHAGDSLRLSQSAVSRQIRGLEDQLGVTLFHRHARGLILTEQGELLFAATAEMARKLDMAEARIRDTEDEVMGELKVTTATGFGTLWLVPRLNKLYSLYPDLKINLILEERVMDLPMREADVAIRMKEPSQSDLIRRRLLNIRMRLYATRNYLTQAGRPLTVPDLARHRVICQDPNVPQVSAGKSLVQQLLETHPRSLLMVNNYFGVLQAVLNEVGIGVLPDYLTADFPELVRVFDDVESAEVPVFLAFPEELRGSRRVVAFRDFVVDEIQTYRKSQSSAA, from the coding sequence ATGGATTGGGACAAGCTGCGCATATTTCATGCAGTGGCCGACGCAGGCAGTCTGACACATGCCGGTGATTCGCTGCGCCTCTCGCAATCCGCGGTCTCCCGGCAAATTCGCGGGCTGGAGGATCAGCTTGGCGTCACCCTGTTTCACCGCCATGCGCGGGGGCTGATCCTGACCGAGCAGGGCGAGCTTCTGTTCGCCGCAACCGCCGAGATGGCGCGCAAGCTCGACATGGCCGAGGCCCGCATCCGCGACACCGAGGACGAGGTGATGGGCGAGCTGAAGGTCACCACCGCGACCGGCTTCGGCACGCTGTGGCTGGTGCCGCGGCTGAACAAGCTTTATTCGCTCTATCCCGATCTCAAGATCAACCTGATCCTCGAAGAGCGGGTGATGGATCTGCCCATGCGCGAAGCCGATGTCGCGATCCGCATGAAGGAACCGAGCCAGTCCGATCTGATCCGGCGCCGGCTGCTGAATATCCGGATGCGGCTTTATGCCACGCGCAATTACCTGACCCAGGCCGGGCGTCCACTGACCGTGCCGGATCTGGCGCGGCACCGGGTGATCTGCCAGGACCCGAACGTGCCGCAGGTCTCTGCCGGCAAGTCGCTGGTGCAGCAGCTTCTGGAAACCCATCCGCGCTCATTGCTGATGGTGAATAATTATTTCGGCGTGTTGCAGGCCGTGCTGAACGAGGTCGGCATCGGCGTTCTGCCGGATTACCTCACCGCCGATTTTCCGGAACTGGTGCGTGTGTTCGACGATGTGGAATCCGCCGAGGTGCCGGTGTTCCTTGCCTTCCCCGAAGAGCTGCGCGGCTCGCGCCGGGTGGTGGCGTTCCGCGATTTCGTCGTTGACGAGATCCAGACCTACCGCAAATCGCAAAGCAGCGCCGCCTGA